The Tubulanus polymorphus chromosome 6, tnTubPoly1.2, whole genome shotgun sequence genome includes a region encoding these proteins:
- the LOC141906985 gene encoding uncharacterized protein LOC141906985, translating into MAEKGYRSQALSLPWPMSTTTNAVYGSFDPNWHSTYLTKTPRERRNRLLDKIHREVPVTSYEYGNYFEEDLDDSDSGVSGEGKDRKHDHRYEKHYRNRNPYDERYRWHLPPIGARARQLERRYTDTDLETGRIGFNNVEDSLKSKLPELKHIELHFRDGSKACVNVKDIDYYMAPRK; encoded by the coding sequence CTTTGTCCCTACCTTGGCCGATGTCAACGACAACGAATGCCGTTTACGGATCATTCGATCCGAACTGGCACTCGACTTACTTGACGAAGACACCGCGAGAACGACGTAATCGTCTGCTCGATAAAATACATCGCGAAGTGCCCGTGACGTCATACGAATATGGAAATTACTTCGAGGAGGACTTGGATGATTCCGATTCAGGTGTTTCCGGTGAAGGAAAAGATCGCAAACACGACCACAGATACGAGAAACATTACCGGAACCGAAACCCGTACGACGAACGCTATCGATGGCATCTACCACCAATAGGAGCTCGCGCTCGGCAACTGGAGCGACGGTACACCGACACTGACCTGGAAACTGGGCGCATCGGATTCAATAATGTTGAAGATTCGCTAAAATCGAAACTTCCAGAACTGAAACACATTGAACTGCACTTCAGAGACGGGTCGAAAGCGTGCGTGAATGTCAAAGATATTGATTACTACATGGCTCCAAGAAAATAG
- the LOC141906803 gene encoding uncharacterized protein LOC141906803, whose amino-acid sequence MLKKVFTEGLVQIAILLSLLRTDLDSLISRGSHRNHDDYPEIQEIVFGQTIGLTQSANIYNDLNNVNRFHSYSSPKYVDDFNDNWILRDIRALTWQRFGNMAADTDVVVNTWLVSDNLRNNPFYRGEATSPTGTADNSGVNDDSASGSIAPPGETNSDGEVPCNSLQSMNNNDNDFENLEHFKEASSSLHDQNQDRNPTDSDGDLEARYSEDNQALLLEEVEPHIGDTLSLDEAMKILEDFSDESGIGRASSSDSASVTSISSDDSHNDRWHPTAPGIPADFLSAPQSDHSFQRWSDDFAETAGDARITQSRTSHIRNWLENGSTPALPGGNDVRNELESGALMLNSYNIQHDDLRTSRPVLERLTSLDNIPIANLTLPGLSRQNSLEPWLDMQGLINNLTENNISQDSMTSLFTSNDMQPTPNDELRLGSVRTGIIETNSTMLASPVDAPFEFDCDDDMLFPNVSRVVEEDESLRQLLDSANMDILNMQDEFGTPEDGVGVSNETSSDSAVSVSSVSPQRDFNETCAFVPPDHSSSVAFAGIEGATGGDDPATSSKRSTKANYEYYDSDDSFNEYGCDNNDLYVNDSSSSNHSDSASTPCASSANLQHVAHNHTYPTPPGQQPREVKAYLPKIVKDPALRFTRDEKRAKQMKLPVTVEQIIYLPVEELNALLETHALTDQQMQLVKDIRRRGKNKVAAQNCRKRKLDEISQLDINVQKLMKNRAKIYNERETLQKEIAEIQSKISHMYDEALSSLRDADGRPYDPSRYRLEFLPDGEPVLVPLEYSSSGQTNDTMSPGESSNSDRPSTSGYARKSKKKK is encoded by the exons ATGTTGAAGAAAGTGTTCACCGAGGGCCTCGTGCAGATCGCGATCTTGTTGAGTTTATTACGAACCGATCTGGATTCGTTGATCAGCCGAGGTTCGCACCGCAACCACGACGATTACCCGGAAATTCAGGAAATCGTCTTCGGTCAAACGATCGGACTGACGCAATCGGCGAACATCTACAACGACCTCAACAACGTCAACCGTTTCCACAGTTACTCGTCGCCGAAGTACGTCGACGATTTCAACGATAATTGGATCCTGCGCGATATTCGGGCGTTGACGTGGCAACGATTCGGGAACATGGCCGCCGATACAGATGTCGTCGTGAACACGTGGTTGGTCAGCGATAACTTGCGCAACAATCCGTTTTATCGCGGCGAGGCGACATCACCGACGGGAACCGCGGATAACAGCGGCGTTAACGATGATTCGGCTAGCGGTTCGATAGCGCCACCTGGTGAAACGAATAGCGACGGTGAGGTGCCGTGCAACTCACTGCAGTCGATGAATAATAACGACaacgattttgaaaatttggaaCATTTTAAAGAG GCTTCAAGCTCACTCCATGATCAAAATCAAGACCGAAATCCTACGGACAGCG aTGGTGATTTGGAAGCGCGGTATTCCGAGGATAACCAAGCTTTATTATTGGAAGAAGTTGAGCCTCATATAGGGGAT ACGTTGTCGTTGGATGAAGCTATGAAGATATTGGAGGATTTCTCCGATGAGTCCGGCATCGGTCGAGCTAGCAGCTCCGATTCTGCCAGCGTTACGTCGATTTCTAGTGACGATTCTCACAACGACCGATGGCATCCTACGGCTCCCGGAATACCGGCTGATTTCCTCTCCGCTCCGCAGTCCGACCACAGTTTCCAGCGCTGGTCGGATGATTTCGCCGAAACCGCGGGTGACGCACGTATTACGCAATCGCGCACGAGTCACATTCGAAACTGGTTGGAAAACGGCTCGACTCCGGCGCTACCTGGTGGCAATGACGTGCGCAATGAACTGGAATCCGGCGCGTTGATGTTGAATTCGTACAATATCCAACACGACGATCTGAGGACCTCGCGACCGGTTTTAGAACGCTTGACTAGTCTCGACAATATACCAATCGCAAATCTG ACGTTGCCAGGATTGTCGCGTCAAAACAGTCTGGAGCCGTGGTTAGACATGCAAGGTCTTATCAACAACTTGACCGAGAATAACATCAGCCAGGATTCAATGACGAGTTTATTTACAAGTAATGATATGCAACCAACTCCTAATGATG aATTGAGACTCGGATCGGTGCGAACTGGAATCATTGAGACTAATTCTACGATGTTGGCGTCCCCGGTGGACGCTCCGTTCGAGTTTGACTGCGACGACGATATGCTATTCCCGAACGTGTCGCGGGTTGTGGAAGAAGATGAATCACTTCGTCAGCTTTTGGACAGCGCTAATATGGATATTCTGAATATGCAGGATGAGTTCG GAACTCCTGAAGATGGCGTTGGTGTATCGAACGAAACGAGTAGCGACTCGGCCGTGTCGGTCAGCAGCGTGTCGCCTCAACGCGACTTCAACGAGACGTGCGCGTTCGTTCCGCCGGACCACAGTTCGTCGGTGGCGTTCGCCGGCATCGAGGGCGCCACCGGTGGCGACGACCCGGCCACGTCGTCGAAACGCTCGACGAAAGCGAACTACGAGTATTACGACAGCGACGACAGTTTCAACGAATACGGCTGCGATAACAACGACTTGTACGTCAAcgattcgtcgtcgtcgaatcACTCGGACAGCGCGTCGACGCCGTGTGCGTCTTCAGCTAATTTACAACACGTCGCTCATAATCACACGTACCCGACTCCGCCCGGGCAGCAGCCGCGCGAGGTCAAGGCGTACCTGCCGAAAATCGTCAAAGACCCGGCGCTTCGGTTCACGCGCGACGAGAAACGCGCGAAACAAATGAAACTGCCGGTGACCGTCGAGCAGATCATCTATCTACCGGTGGAGGAGTTGAACGCGCTGCTCGAGACGCACGCGTTAACTGACCAGCAGATGCAACTCGTCAAAGACATTCGCCGCCGCGGCAAGAACAAGGTCGCCGCGCAGAACTGTCGCAAGCGTAAACTCGACGAGATCAGCCAGCTCGACATCAACGTGCAGAAACTGATGAAGAACCGCGCGAAGATCTACAACGAACGCGAAACGCTGCAGAAAGAGATCGCTGAAATACAGAGCAAGATCAGTCACATGTACGACGAGGCGTTGTCGTCGTTACGCGACGCCGACGGACGCCCGTACGATCCGTCGCGGTATCGGTTAGAATTCCTACCCGACGGTGAACCGGTGCTCGTGCCGCTCGAGTATTCGTCGTCCGGTCAAACGAACGATACAATGTCTCCCGGCGAGTCGTCGAACTCTGATCGGCCGTCGACATCCGGTTACGCGCGtaaatcgaagaaaaaaaagtAA